The DNA segment GTTTCGGCAAGCGGGTTGGGCTTTGGCTCTTCCTGTGCCCAGGCGCCGGATGCGGCAAAGAGGCTGACGCCTGCGAGAAGGCGCGCAGCAACGAGTGTGACGTGGATTGAACGTTTCATAGGTGTTCTCCAGATGGAACAGATAAAAATGAGAGACGGCTTAAGCGCCGAGCTCGCCTGAAATGCGCTTGCAAATCGCCACGTGTTCCTTGAACACGGCATTCATCAACATGGCGAGATGGCGGCCTTGCAACTCGGCCTGATCAGTCGCTCCGGCCGAGTTGTGGAGATAGGCGTCGGACAGGTCGCGGAGATATTCGTGGTTGTCGAGTTGCAGAGCGATATAGGCTTTGTCGAACGCATTGCCCTTCGCGGCCGATTTAAGGGCTTCAATTTTTTCTTCGGCAGGGGCGTCCATGGCAGGCCCGGCAGCGCCGATATCCTTGAGGACCATGTTGACCGTTATCGCCTCACCAAGCTCGAAGCCGGCAAATTCATGCGCATTCTTCTGGGTGGCCTTTTCGACGGCAATCTGTGATGTGGCCAACGAAATTTCAGCCCGGCCGATGACGGTCGAGAAAAACTGCCCGGAGGTTTTCAAATCCGTAAAGCTGGTCACCGGCATTGCCGGCGTGGCGGCAAGGGCTGAGCGGGTTTGGGACAGGATAACAGGCGCTGCGCCAACGAAGGCGAGCCCTGCAAGAAGGGAGCGACGATCCATAATGGAGACCTTTTCCGTTGATGGATTGCGTGCGGAAGGCCCGTGCGCAGAACATCGGTTGTTTCGTTTCGAGATATGAAGCGGCTTACAATTTTGTCCGCAACCGACAACCAGTATTTGTTGATTTGGTTCCAGTATTGGAGAGTTTATTTATCGTGCAGTGCTTTCTGCCGAAAAAGTAATTTTAAATCCAAATCGATGAACATTCATGCACCTGAAAGTATATGTCTGATTTTCGGGTTGAATTTATTTGCACTGTAGAAGATCCTGTTTGGATCGCCGCGACCCTGAGAATTGACCCGGATCGGGCTCTTTAATTTCGATTTTGACACACCCATATTCCACTCAAGTTGCCGTGGCCGTATTCTCATGCGGCGGAACGGCGTAAGACCGGCTTGCCTTTTCAGGGAGCCTCATTCCAACTGTCGGCAGTGCCAGGATTGGGCTGACCGATTACCGGAGGTAGACATATGAATATCGAGAAATATTCCGAGCGCGTGCGCGGTTTTCTGCAATCGGCTCAGACCTACGCGCTGGCCCAGGGCCATCCGCAATTCGTTCCTGAACATGTGCTGAAAGTCCTGCTCGACGACGATCAGGGCATGGCGGCGTCGCTGATCGAGCGGGCCGGCGCCAGCGCCAAGGATGCCAAGCTTGCCAATGATGCTGCACTTGCCAAGCTGCCGAAAGTTTCGGGCGGCAATGGCTCGATCTCGCTGTCGCAGCCGCTTGCCAAGGTGTTCACCAAGGCTGAAGAGGCTGCCAAGAAATCGGGCGACAGTTTCGTAACCGTCGAGCGGTTGCTGCAGGCGCTGATCATTGAGACGTCGGCTGCCACATCCGGCATCCTGTCGAAGGCAGGGCTGACGGCGTCCAAGCTTAACCAGGTGATCAACGACATCCGCAAGGGCCGCACCGCCGATGGCGCCAATGCAGAAGCAGGCTTTGACGCGCTGAAGAAATACGCGCGTGATCTGACGGCGGACGCCCGCGATGGCAAGCTCGACCCGGTGATCGGCCGTGACGACGAAATTCGCCGCACCATCCAGGTCCTGTCGCGCCGCACCAAGAATAACCCGGTCCTGATCGGTGAACCCGGCGTCGGCAAGACGGCGATCGCCGAAGGTCTGGCCTTGCGCATTATCAATGGCGACGTGCCGGAAAGCTTGAAAGACAAGAAGCTGATGGCGCTCGACATGGGTGCCTTGATTGCCGGTGCGAAATTTCGCGGGGAATTCGAAGAGCGGCTGAAGGCCATTCTTTCCGAGGTCCAGGCGGAAGCCGGCGAGATCATCCTGTTCATTGACGAGATGCACACGCTGGTGGGGGCAGGCAAGGCGGATGGCGCGATGGATGCGTCCAACCTCTTGAAGCCTGCGCTTGCGCGCGGCGAGTTGCACTGCGTCGGCGCCACCACGCTCGACGAATATCGCAAGCATGTGGAAAAGGATGCGGCGCTTGCCCGCCGGTTCCAGCCTGTGATGGTCAACGAGCCGAATGTCGAGGACACGATCTCGATCCTGCGCGGATTGAAGGAAAAGTACGAACAGCATCACAAGGTGCGGATCTCGGATTCGGCGCTTGTGGCGGCTGCGACCCTGTCCAACCGCTATATTACCGACCGGTTCTTACCCGACAAGGCCATCGACTTGATGGATGAAGCCGCCTCGCGGCTGCGCATGCAGGTGGATTCCAAGCCCGAAGAGCTGGACGAACTCGACCGCCGCATCATGCAGCTGAAGATCGAGCGCGAGGCCTTGAAGAAGGAAACCGACCGCGCCTCGAAGGACCGGCTGGAAAAGCTGGAACTGGACCTGACCGGGTTTGAGGAGCAGGCCGATGCGCTGACCGCGCGCTGGCAGGCGGAAAAATCGAAGCTGGGCCTGGCTGCCGATCTCAAGAAGCAGCTGGAAGAGGCCCGCAACGAACTGGCGGCCGCCCAGCGCAAGGGCGAATTCCAGCGCGCCGGCGAGCTGGCCTATGGGCTGATCCCGAAGCTCGAAAAGGAGCTGGAGGCTTCCGAAAGCCAGGATTCCTCGGCACTCGATCCGATGGTTCAGGAAGTCGTGACGCCCGATAACATAGCCCATGTCGTTTCCCGCTGGACCGGCATTCCGGTGGAAAAGATGCTTGAGGGCCAGCGTGACAAGCTGTTGCGCATGGAAGACGAGCTGTCGCAATGGGTGGTCGGCCAGGGGGATGCGGTTCAGGCTGTTTCGCGCGCGGTTCGCCGTTCGCGGGCAGGCCTGCAGGATCCAAACCGTCCGATCGGTTCGTTTATCTTCTTGGGGCCAACCGGCGTCGGCAAGACGGAGCTGACCAAGGCTTTGGCGCGCTTCCTGTTCGACGACGATACGGCGCTGGTGCGCATGGATATGTCCGAGTATATGGAGAAGCACTCCGTCTCGCGGCTGATCGGTGCACCTCCCGGCTATGTCGGCTATGAGGAAGGCGGGGCGCTGACGGAAGCGGTGCGGCGCAAGCCCTATCAGGTCGTGCTGTTCGACGAGATCGAAAAGGCGCATCCGGATGTGTTCAACGTGCTGTTGCAGGTTCTCGATGACGGCCGCCTGACCGATGGCCAAGGCCGCACCGTGGATTTCCGCAACACGATGATCATCATGACCTCCAATCTCGGGGCGGAATATCTGACCCAGCTGGGCGAGAACGATGACAGCGACATGGTGCGCGATCAGGTGATGGATGTGGTTCGCAGCCATTTCCGGCCGGAATTCCTCAACCGGGTCGATGAGATCATCCTGTTCCACCGCCTGAAGCGCGGCGAAATGGGGGCGATCGTCGATATCCAGCTGGCACGGCTGCGCCAGCTGCTCGCCGACCGCAAGATCACGCTCGAACTCGACGAGGAAGCCCGCGCCTTCCTGGCCGACCGCGGCTACGATCCGGCCTATGGCGCGCGTCCGCTGAAGCGGGCCGTGCAGAAATATGTCCAGGACCCGCTCGCCGAGCAGATCCTCCAGGGCAATTTCCCGGACGGTTCAACGATCAAGGCCTTCGCCGGCTCCGATCGCCTGAACTTCAAGCTGAGGGACGGGACTGAGAAGGCCGCAGCTTAACGCAGAATACAAGAGGCCGTCCTTCGGGGCGGCCTTTTTGGTTTTGGGCGGAGAGGACGGGGAGGGATGATGGGAAAACCGCTCTTGTACGGTGCCAGCTATAGTGTCTATGTGCTCGCATCGAGGCTTGCGTTGCACGAAAAGGGCGTCGATTATGACCTTGTGCCGGTCGATGTCTTTGCTGAGGGCGGACCACCGGCGAGCTATCTTGCCCGGCAGCCGTTCGGCCGTATTCCAGCCTTTGAGCACGACGGATTTCAACTTTACGAAACCGGTGCGATCACCCGGTATATCGACGAGGCCTTCGATGGCCCGCAACTCCAGCCCGCCGATCCGCAGGGACGAGCCCGAGTCAACCAGATTATCAGTATTGCCGATGGCTACATCTATCCGGTTCTTGTCTGGGGCATCTATGTCGAGCAGGTTTCAAAGCCTGCCCGTGGCGAACAGAGCGACATGAAGCGGCTTCAGGCATCCCTGTCCAAAGCGCCAATTATCCTGGATGCGCTTGCCGATCTGATCGGCGACGGCGCATGGCTTGGCGGCGAAAACATCACACTCGCCGATCTGCACGTGGCGCCGATGATCGATTATTTTTCCAGGGCTCCGGAAAGCTTGCCGATGCTTGCCCGCCACGCGCATCTTTCGAAATGGTGGTCGCGGATGCGGGAGCGGGCAAGCATGCGGCGCACGCAGCCGGCGGGGTAGGGGGCAGGCGAGAAAAACGGCGCAAGGACCCATCGGCGCTTTGGCCGTACCACCCGGCATGTCCTAAAGCCGTGGCAGGCGCCGTTTGACGGATGTGCCCTTGATGACGGCGGTGCTGGTGACGGCGTGTTCGGAAAGGGCTTCGAGCACGTCGTCCATTTGTTCGATCGAATTGACGACCAGACGGGCGAGAAAGGGATCGTCGCCCGTGATCTTGTCGCATTCGACAAATCCCGGCTGCTCCTCAATCAGCCGCTCGACGAGATGCAGCTTGCCTGGAAGCGGCCTGATTTTCACCATGGCCCGGATCGGATAACCAATTGCTCGCGTATCGACATCGATGGTGAAGCCGCGAATAACACCAGCGGCTTCGAGTTTGCGAACACGCTCCGACACACTTGGTGCCGACATGCCGACGGTGCGGGCGAGTTCGCTCATCGATAACCGTGCATTGGCATCAAGCGCCGTAAGAATTCGCGCGTCCGTCTCGTCGAGAGACGACTTTCCAAATTGAATGTCTGGTCGGGGTTTTACTTTCGTCATGGAAGGCAGAATACCCCGCGCCCCCTTTTGTTTCCATATAAAACCGCCGGATGATCTTGAATGATGGCCCAATCAGGAGATCAAAATGCTGTTCGGGATCATTGCCGGCCTTGTCACTTGCGCATTGTGGGGCCTCACATTCGTTGCGCCCCGGGCAGTCGAACCGTTGACGGCGTGGGATTTAACGGTGGCAAGGTATGGCGTTTTTGGACTGGCTTGCACTCTGTTGATGCTCGACCGGCGATTTCGTCCGAGCGGCATCGCATCTTTACGTTTGCTCACCGGCCTGCTTCTAGGCGGAGCGGGTTATGTCGGCTATTTTGTCTGCGTCGCATTTGCGGTTCAACTTGCCGGTGCGGCGGTCCCGCCAGTTATCATCGGAACCATGCCAATGTTTCTCGCCATCATCGGCAATCTGCGCGATCGCTCAGTAGCATGGCGGGCGCTTGCCCTTCCTCTTCTGCTGACCGCAGCCGGGGTCGCGATCGTGAATATCGCAGCGCTGCGGGACATCAATGCCGCCGGGATGCCATCGATCGGCCTTGGCATTCTGGCGAGCATGGCCGCGCTGGCGATATGGATTGTCTACGGGCTGGTGAACGCAGCGGTCATGCGGTCGGCCGACGCTCCGGACGGATTGCAGTGGACGGGTTTGCAGGGGATCGGCGCAGCGGTTGGAAGCCTTGCCCTTCTCCCTCTTACCTCGCTGGCAGGGGTAAACACCTTACCGGCGGCCGATCTTTATCGCTTTGCGGCATGGGCCTTGATCATGGGGCTTGCCGGTTCGTGGCTGGCGACGTGGTGCTGGGTTGTCGCTTCCCGCAGGCTGCCGCTTGCCCTTTCCGCCCAGCTTATCGTCGCCGAAACGGTCTTCGGCCTTGCCTATGGTTTCGCGTTTGAGGGACGATGGCCGTCTTTCTTCGAGGCCTTTGGCGCCATCATGCAATTTGCGGGCGTCTGTTCGGCGATCGCTGTGTTTTCGAGGCAGGTTCGGAGCGTTCGCCCGGTCATTGCTGAGCTGCGCTCATAAGAGCATCCGGAAACGGGCGGCTAATTCCCGTCGGCCACGGCGCTTATATCGGCAGTGGCGCGCCATCCCGGCCGCCGTCCAACAGCCGTGCGAGGATGAGCCTTTGAAAACCTCTGGATATGCCGCAACCGATGCGAATGTGCCGTTGCAGCCCTTTTCGTTCGAACGCCGGAATTTGGGGCCCGGTGATGTCGGCATCGATATTCTCTATTGCGGGGTCTGCCACACGGATCTGCACATGGCGCGCAACGATTGGGGTTTTTCCGCCTATCCGCTGGTGCCGGGCCATGAGATCGTCGGGCGGGTTTCTGCGGTCGGCAGCGGCGTTTCGCGTTTCAAGCCGGGCGACAATGTTGCCATCGGCACGATGGTCGACAGTTGCCTGGACTGCGACCAGTGCCGGCGCAACGAAGAACAGATGTGCCGCAACGGCGTGACCATCACCTATAACGGCCAGGACCGGATCAGCGGCGATATCACCTATGGCGGCTATTCGAACTATATCGTCGCGCGCGAGGAATTTGTCCTGCGGGTGCCGGACGGGCTCGACCTTGCGCGGGCGGGACCGCTGCTTTGCGCCGGGATCACCACCTATTCGCCACTGCGCAACTGGAATGTGGGGCCCGGCAGCCGGGTTGGCGTCATCGGACTGGGCGGTCTTGGGCATCTGGCGGTCAAGTTCGCCTCGGCGCTCGGCGCCGAAGTCACCGTACTCACCCGCTCCGAAGGCAAGATCGGCACGGCGCGCGAACTCGGTGCCGATCATGTGGTCCTGTCCACGTCGTCCGAGCAAATGGCAGCGGCGGCCTACTCTTTCAACGTGATTATCGACACCGTGCCTTATGAGCACGATCTTGGCCCCTATATCGACCTGCTCGATGCCGATGGCACGCTGGTCATTGCCGGATCGCTGGTGGATACGCCGGCTTTCAGCAATCTGCGTCTTCTGATGGGACGCCGCAGGATTGCGGGAACGCCGAGCGGGGGATTGAAACAGACCCAGGAAATGCTGGATTTCTGCGCCCGAAAGAACATCTTGCCGGAATGCGAGATGATCGCAATTCAGGATATCGGCACGGCGTTCGAGCGGCTTGAACGCGGCGACGTACGCTACCGGTTCGTCATCGACATGGCGTCGCTTCCGGCCGTTCAGGCCGCCTGAACCGGCGGCTTCAGGCCGCTTGAACCGGCGGCCGGCGATTGTTTGCGCGCAGCGCCTCGACGAAGGCGGCAAGGGCTGGCGGCATTTGCCGCCGGCTCGGATAATAGATGGAATAACCGGCAAACGGCTTGCAGAATTCATCGAGCACCCGGACCAGTCTGCCGCTGCGCAGATGGTCCTCGACGACATCTTCGAACAGATAGACCAGGCCCGTGCCCGACAGGGCTGCTGCCAGCATCATCTCGAGATCGTTGACCACCAGGCTGCCATTGACGCGGACATCGACGTCGCGGCCATCCACTTCGAATTCCCAGGCATAGGACGCACCGGCGGATGACATGTGGTAGTTGACGCAATCGTGGTCGATCAGGTCCTTCAAGGTCAACGGCGGTGGGCGGTGGGCGAAATAGGAGGGTGCAGCAACGATGGCTGCGCGCAATGGCGGGCCGATCGGCACACCGATCATGTCCTTGTCGATCCGCTCGCCAAAGCGGATGCCCGCATCGAAACGCGACGCGACAATATCGTCCAGCCGGTCGGAGATGATCAATTCGACCTTGATATCGGGGTAGTCGCGGTGAAAGCCTGGCAGCATCGGCGCCACCAGCGACAAGGCGGCGTGCTTGCCCGTGGTAATCCGCACCGTGCCCGACGGTTTTTCCCGCCATTCCCCTAGCGCCTGCAATCCCCGGCCGATATCCTCGAGTGCCGGACGCAGAGTCATCAGCAGCCGCTCGCCGGCATCGGTCGTCGAGACGCTGCGGGTGGTGCGGGCCAAAAGGCGCACGCCGAGGCGGTCTTCCAGGAGCCGCATCATATGGCTGAGGCCGGAGGCCGAAATGCCCAGACGGGCGGCCGCCCGGGTGAAACTGCGCTCCTCGGCGACAATGGAAAAGGCGGCGAGGTCATCGAGATCATGGCGTTTCATTCTTGACCGGCCTTCATCAATGGAGCGCGATTATAGCGGCTTTTCTCCATGTATGATGGTTTTGCCGATGCGGCAACGGGGGAGAGCGCCTCACGCGGTCGAGTTTAAAGCGAAGCGGGTAAGGTCGCGCCAAAACGGCGGGGGAGGGGATGTGGCTGTGAGAGGCCCGGAAAGCGTTGGCATTGCAGCAGGCAATCGGCCTAATGCACCGCCGCCACATCCGTGCTGCCGTCCTTTGCCAGCAATTCGTCGATGCGGCCGCGTTCCTTGTCGAACTGGGCGAGCGCCTGGCCGTCGAGCGACTTGCCGCCGGGCAGGCGGATGCGCAAGGGATCGACGCGGTTGCCATTGACGATCAGTTCGTAATGCAGATGCGGTCCGGTCGACAGGCCCGTCGTGCCGACCCAGCCGATCACCTGGCC comes from the Pararhizobium qamdonense genome and includes:
- the clpB gene encoding ATP-dependent chaperone ClpB, which gives rise to MNIEKYSERVRGFLQSAQTYALAQGHPQFVPEHVLKVLLDDDQGMAASLIERAGASAKDAKLANDAALAKLPKVSGGNGSISLSQPLAKVFTKAEEAAKKSGDSFVTVERLLQALIIETSAATSGILSKAGLTASKLNQVINDIRKGRTADGANAEAGFDALKKYARDLTADARDGKLDPVIGRDDEIRRTIQVLSRRTKNNPVLIGEPGVGKTAIAEGLALRIINGDVPESLKDKKLMALDMGALIAGAKFRGEFEERLKAILSEVQAEAGEIILFIDEMHTLVGAGKADGAMDASNLLKPALARGELHCVGATTLDEYRKHVEKDAALARRFQPVMVNEPNVEDTISILRGLKEKYEQHHKVRISDSALVAAATLSNRYITDRFLPDKAIDLMDEAASRLRMQVDSKPEELDELDRRIMQLKIEREALKKETDRASKDRLEKLELDLTGFEEQADALTARWQAEKSKLGLAADLKKQLEEARNELAAAQRKGEFQRAGELAYGLIPKLEKELEASESQDSSALDPMVQEVVTPDNIAHVVSRWTGIPVEKMLEGQRDKLLRMEDELSQWVVGQGDAVQAVSRAVRRSRAGLQDPNRPIGSFIFLGPTGVGKTELTKALARFLFDDDTALVRMDMSEYMEKHSVSRLIGAPPGYVGYEEGGALTEAVRRKPYQVVLFDEIEKAHPDVFNVLLQVLDDGRLTDGQGRTVDFRNTMIIMTSNLGAEYLTQLGENDDSDMVRDQVMDVVRSHFRPEFLNRVDEIILFHRLKRGEMGAIVDIQLARLRQLLADRKITLELDEEARAFLADRGYDPAYGARPLKRAVQKYVQDPLAEQILQGNFPDGSTIKAFAGSDRLNFKLRDGTEKAAA
- a CDS encoding NAD(P)-dependent alcohol dehydrogenase, with translation MKTSGYAATDANVPLQPFSFERRNLGPGDVGIDILYCGVCHTDLHMARNDWGFSAYPLVPGHEIVGRVSAVGSGVSRFKPGDNVAIGTMVDSCLDCDQCRRNEEQMCRNGVTITYNGQDRISGDITYGGYSNYIVAREEFVLRVPDGLDLARAGPLLCAGITTYSPLRNWNVGPGSRVGVIGLGGLGHLAVKFASALGAEVTVLTRSEGKIGTARELGADHVVLSTSSEQMAAAAYSFNVIIDTVPYEHDLGPYIDLLDADGTLVIAGSLVDTPAFSNLRLLMGRRRIAGTPSGGLKQTQEMLDFCARKNILPECEMIAIQDIGTAFERLERGDVRYRFVIDMASLPAVQAA
- a CDS encoding Lrp/AsnC family transcriptional regulator, giving the protein MTKVKPRPDIQFGKSSLDETDARILTALDANARLSMSELARTVGMSAPSVSERVRKLEAAGVIRGFTIDVDTRAIGYPIRAMVKIRPLPGKLHLVERLIEEQPGFVECDKITGDDPFLARLVVNSIEQMDDVLEALSEHAVTSTAVIKGTSVKRRLPRL
- a CDS encoding glutathione S-transferase family protein gives rise to the protein MMGKPLLYGASYSVYVLASRLALHEKGVDYDLVPVDVFAEGGPPASYLARQPFGRIPAFEHDGFQLYETGAITRYIDEAFDGPQLQPADPQGRARVNQIISIADGYIYPVLVWGIYVEQVSKPARGEQSDMKRLQASLSKAPIILDALADLIGDGAWLGGENITLADLHVAPMIDYFSRAPESLPMLARHAHLSKWWSRMRERASMRRTQPAG
- a CDS encoding DUF305 domain-containing protein, translating into MDRRSLLAGLAFVGAAPVILSQTRSALAATPAMPVTSFTDLKTSGQFFSTVIGRAEISLATSQIAVEKATQKNAHEFAGFELGEAITVNMVLKDIGAAGPAMDAPAEEKIEALKSAAKGNAFDKAYIALQLDNHEYLRDLSDAYLHNSAGATDQAELQGRHLAMLMNAVFKEHVAICKRISGELGA
- a CDS encoding LysR family transcriptional regulator codes for the protein MKRHDLDDLAAFSIVAEERSFTRAAARLGISASGLSHMMRLLEDRLGVRLLARTTRSVSTTDAGERLLMTLRPALEDIGRGLQALGEWREKPSGTVRITTGKHAALSLVAPMLPGFHRDYPDIKVELIISDRLDDIVASRFDAGIRFGERIDKDMIGVPIGPPLRAAIVAAPSYFAHRPPPLTLKDLIDHDCVNYHMSSAGASYAWEFEVDGRDVDVRVNGSLVVNDLEMMLAAALSGTGLVYLFEDVVEDHLRSGRLVRVLDEFCKPFAGYSIYYPSRRQMPPALAAFVEALRANNRRPPVQAA